A stretch of the Aggregicoccus sp. 17bor-14 genome encodes the following:
- a CDS encoding ATP-binding protein has product MLEAPLPLDEPKRLRALHALGLLDTPPEERFERIVRMTREVLDVPIALVSLVDAERQWFKARCGLEATETPRRISFCAHAILSSELFLVPDTLADVRFRDNPLVTGAPHARFYAGQPLHAPDGSRVGTLCVLDTQPRRLTDRERRQLADLGAWAEGELHTLTLRQARVALLQQEHFFALAADLLVIADFDGRLHQLSRSWEALQGVPLARLRERGLLELVAPEDRDAVERALARAREAGRQVAFEHRSRGADGAERWLQWSAVPHPGERLLYAVARDVTAQKQLEAERARVQQMKSEFVSTVSHELRTPLTSIRGSLGLLAGGVAGPLPESAQQMVRIAQGNSERLVRLINDILDLEKVERGELSFAPRVVELEALLRHAVEAAEGLAQAAGVRLALRVEAGGVRVHADPDRLLQVLANLLSNAVKFSPEGGEVLARLRCTPQAVRVSVEDRGPGVPEAFRARLFERFAQADSSDTRAKGGTGLGLAISRALVAGMGGWLDYGPREEGGSCFWLELPPWHPEAPGTTVP; this is encoded by the coding sequence ATGCTCGAAGCGCCCCTGCCCCTCGATGAGCCGAAGCGCCTGCGGGCGCTGCATGCGCTCGGCCTTCTCGACACGCCGCCGGAGGAGCGCTTCGAGCGCATCGTGCGGATGACGCGCGAGGTGCTCGACGTGCCCATCGCGCTGGTGTCGCTGGTGGACGCGGAGCGCCAGTGGTTCAAGGCGCGCTGCGGGCTGGAGGCGACGGAGACCCCGCGCCGCATCTCCTTCTGCGCCCACGCCATCCTCTCCTCCGAGCTCTTCCTCGTGCCGGACACGCTCGCGGACGTGCGCTTTCGCGACAACCCGCTGGTGACGGGCGCACCCCACGCGCGCTTCTACGCGGGCCAGCCCCTGCACGCGCCGGACGGCAGCCGGGTGGGCACGCTGTGCGTGCTGGACACGCAGCCGCGCAGGCTCACGGACCGCGAGCGCCGGCAGCTCGCGGACCTGGGCGCGTGGGCCGAGGGCGAGCTGCACACCCTCACCCTGCGCCAGGCGCGCGTGGCGCTCCTGCAGCAGGAGCACTTCTTCGCGCTCGCCGCGGACCTGCTCGTCATCGCGGACTTCGACGGCCGGCTGCACCAGCTCTCGCGCTCGTGGGAGGCGCTGCAGGGCGTGCCGCTCGCGCGGCTGCGCGAGCGCGGGCTGCTCGAGCTCGTGGCGCCCGAGGACCGGGACGCGGTGGAGCGGGCGCTCGCGCGGGCGCGCGAGGCGGGGCGGCAGGTGGCCTTCGAGCACCGCAGCCGGGGCGCGGACGGCGCCGAGCGCTGGCTGCAGTGGAGCGCGGTGCCGCACCCCGGGGAGCGGCTGCTCTACGCGGTGGCGCGCGACGTGACGGCGCAGAAGCAGCTGGAGGCGGAGCGCGCGCGGGTGCAGCAGATGAAGAGCGAGTTCGTGTCCACCGTGAGCCACGAGCTGCGCACGCCCCTCACCTCCATCCGCGGCTCGCTGGGCCTGCTCGCGGGCGGGGTGGCGGGGCCGCTGCCGGAGAGCGCGCAGCAGATGGTGCGCATCGCGCAGGGCAACAGCGAGCGGCTCGTGCGGCTCATCAACGACATCCTCGACCTGGAGAAGGTGGAGCGCGGCGAGCTCTCCTTCGCGCCGCGGGTGGTGGAGCTCGAGGCGCTGCTGCGCCACGCCGTGGAGGCGGCGGAGGGGCTCGCGCAGGCGGCCGGGGTGCGGCTCGCGCTGCGGGTGGAGGCGGGCGGGGTGCGCGTGCATGCGGACCCGGACCGGCTGCTGCAGGTGCTCGCCAACCTCCTGTCCAACGCGGTGAAGTTCAGCCCCGAGGGCGGCGAGGTGCTCGCGCGCCTGCGCTGCACGCCCCAGGCGGTGCGCGTGAGCGTGGAGGACCGGGGGCCCGGGGTGCCCGAGGCCTTCCGGGCGCGGCTCTTCGAGCGCTTCGCGCAGGCGGACAGCTCGGACACGCGCGCGAAGGGGGGCACGGGCCTGGGGCTCGCCATCAGCCGCGCGCTGGTGGCCGGCATGGGCGGCTGGCTCGACTACGGCCCGCGCGAGGAGGGCGGGAGCTGCTTCTGGCTCGAGCTGCCCCCCTGGCATCCGGAGGCCCCCGGCACCACCGTCCCCTGA
- a CDS encoding potassium channel family protein translates to MQTRGTRGILADAVQQRCFWLFGALLLAIAVVSFVPHTDVGRLALSGVNMALLMATIAVVARTRGAFVLAVLLALPAVIFQYRGLWLDSDRELALSWMFSASLYFTAIAYLFRYVFQPRVMTQDKLFGAAAAYLLIGVFWAYLYAIVGYFYPSSYLVVGQPGRLVYADALYLSMTVLTSTGFGDIAPLTRQARGICIIEQLTGALFVAILIARLAGVYPPRESFVDDADS, encoded by the coding sequence ATGCAGACGAGAGGCACCCGCGGCATCCTGGCCGACGCCGTCCAGCAGCGCTGCTTCTGGCTTTTCGGCGCGCTGCTCCTTGCGATCGCGGTGGTCTCGTTCGTGCCGCACACGGACGTGGGCCGGCTCGCGCTCAGCGGCGTCAACATGGCGCTGCTCATGGCGACCATCGCCGTCGTCGCCCGCACGCGGGGCGCGTTCGTCCTCGCCGTGCTGCTCGCACTCCCCGCAGTGATCTTCCAGTACCGCGGGCTGTGGCTGGACAGCGATCGCGAGCTCGCGCTGTCGTGGATGTTCAGCGCGTCGCTCTACTTCACGGCGATCGCCTACCTGTTCCGCTACGTGTTCCAGCCGCGCGTCATGACGCAGGACAAGCTGTTCGGCGCCGCCGCGGCGTACCTGCTGATCGGCGTCTTCTGGGCCTACCTCTACGCGATCGTCGGCTACTTCTATCCGAGCTCGTACCTGGTCGTCGGCCAGCCGGGACGCCTCGTCTACGCCGACGCGCTCTATCTCAGCATGACGGTGCTCACGAGCACGGGCTTCGGCGACATCGCGCCGCTGACCCGCCAGGCGCGTGGCATCTGCATCATCGAGCAGCTCACGGGCGCCCTGTTCGTCGCGATCCTGATCGCGCGGCTCGCAGGCGTGTACCCGCCGCGCGAGAGCTTCGTCGATGATGCGGATTCATGA
- a CDS encoding nuclear transport factor 2 family protein, which translates to MNDPVLDALHARDAGWTQALTRRDVAAVADFLHPDYALMLVHPKLSVMPRAEWLGTLHGYVVSHWDEQESSWAVAGGVASHLHRVDMRAEVFGVPRNGLFVLTDTWLRCEDGAWRVWKRHSTPLSAGDVPRAPGKA; encoded by the coding sequence ATGAACGACCCGGTGCTCGACGCGCTCCACGCGCGGGACGCAGGCTGGACCCAGGCGCTCACCCGGCGCGACGTGGCCGCGGTGGCGGACTTCCTCCACCCGGACTACGCGCTGATGCTGGTCCACCCGAAGCTGTCGGTGATGCCGCGGGCGGAGTGGCTCGGCACCCTGCACGGCTACGTCGTGAGCCACTGGGACGAGCAGGAGTCCAGCTGGGCGGTGGCGGGAGGCGTTGCGAGCCACCTGCACCGGGTGGACATGCGCGCCGAGGTCTTCGGCGTGCCGCGCAACGGGCTCTTCGTCCTGACCGACACGTGGCTCAGGTGCGAGGACGGGGCGTGGCGGGTGTGGAAGCGCCACTCCACGCCCTTGAGCGCCGGGGACGTCCCGCGCGCGCCGGGCAAGGCCTGA
- a CDS encoding MAPEG family protein — translation MHSPILAPVVALVVWSMVMWAWMYATRLPAIFRARMKLDPYAPRGEQMSQLPPRVRWKADNYNHLMEQPTIFYAIALALALLGVGGGVNAGLAWAYVALRVVHSLVQALINKIELRFTLFVLSSGVLIALTFNAARALL, via the coding sequence ATGCACAGCCCCATCCTCGCTCCCGTGGTCGCGCTCGTGGTCTGGTCCATGGTCATGTGGGCGTGGATGTACGCCACGCGCCTGCCGGCCATCTTCCGCGCGCGCATGAAGCTGGACCCCTACGCGCCGCGCGGCGAGCAGATGAGCCAGCTGCCGCCCCGGGTGCGCTGGAAGGCGGACAACTACAACCACCTGATGGAGCAGCCCACGATCTTCTACGCCATCGCGCTGGCGCTGGCGCTGCTGGGGGTTGGCGGCGGCGTGAACGCGGGGCTGGCCTGGGCCTACGTGGCGCTGCGGGTGGTGCACAGCCTGGTGCAGGCGCTCATCAACAAGATCGAGCTGCGCTTCACGCTCTTCGTCCTCTCCTCCGGCGTGCTCATCGCACTGACGTTCAACGCGGCTCGGGCCCTGCTCTGA
- a CDS encoding AAA family ATPase: MSGATVVMQGSLSEFRLFDILQVVGISRQHTLIELRLQHRTPQGAIWVKSGQVLNARCGADEGRGAFFELFGPVADSFVVVRLQDPPRFAEPLGGLSSLLLEASNAGEDPAPPSDVHESLLQLEAPPPPVRAAPPPPARAAPPPRAVPLRAVPPAVSRTAASLARGRVLAVCSPKGGVGKSTLALNLAFALAERGLHTVLVDADPNGGQLSLLDARGRAQRGAYDLLDGDTRALDEALRPTAHERLKVLPASGPELPQAALQPEPRHVEGWRQLLGRVAQRCDVALVDCPAGMLGTTRDVLQGCTHALGVFQAEMVAGRSFDVFLQALRALPEPGQLEVLGTAVNMFQGRSRASLEAFQRLAAAGAGYRPFDTTLPRHDAFGAASLEGLPLRASQVDGARSLAFLFDMLASEVSARLGLDGPQRERTLPPGGFLL, from the coding sequence ATGAGCGGCGCGACGGTGGTGATGCAGGGCTCGCTGAGCGAGTTCCGCCTCTTCGACATCCTCCAGGTGGTGGGCATCAGCCGGCAGCACACGCTCATCGAGCTGCGGCTGCAGCACCGCACGCCCCAGGGCGCCATCTGGGTGAAGAGCGGCCAGGTGCTCAACGCGCGCTGCGGCGCGGACGAGGGCCGCGGCGCCTTCTTCGAGCTCTTCGGCCCGGTGGCCGACTCCTTCGTGGTGGTGCGGCTGCAGGACCCCCCGCGCTTCGCCGAGCCGCTGGGCGGGCTCAGCTCGCTGCTGCTCGAGGCGAGCAACGCAGGCGAGGACCCCGCGCCCCCCAGCGACGTGCACGAGTCCCTGCTGCAGCTCGAGGCGCCGCCGCCGCCCGTGCGTGCTGCGCCGCCGCCGCCCGCGCGTGCTGCACCTCCGCCGCGCGCGGTGCCACTGCGCGCGGTGCCCCCGGCCGTCTCGCGCACCGCGGCGAGCCTCGCGCGCGGGCGGGTGCTCGCGGTGTGCAGCCCCAAGGGCGGGGTGGGCAAGAGCACGCTCGCGCTCAACCTCGCCTTCGCGCTCGCCGAGCGCGGCCTGCACACGGTGCTGGTGGACGCGGACCCGAACGGCGGACAGCTGAGCCTGCTGGATGCGCGGGGCCGCGCGCAGCGGGGCGCGTACGATCTGCTGGACGGGGACACGCGCGCGCTCGACGAGGCGCTGCGCCCGACGGCACACGAGCGGCTGAAGGTGCTGCCCGCCTCGGGCCCGGAGCTGCCCCAGGCCGCGCTGCAGCCGGAGCCGCGCCACGTGGAGGGCTGGAGGCAGCTGCTCGGACGCGTGGCGCAGCGCTGCGACGTGGCGCTGGTGGACTGCCCGGCCGGCATGCTGGGCACCACGCGCGACGTGCTGCAGGGCTGCACCCACGCGCTCGGCGTCTTCCAGGCGGAGATGGTGGCGGGGCGCTCCTTCGACGTGTTCCTGCAGGCGCTGCGGGCGCTGCCGGAGCCCGGTCAGCTCGAGGTGCTGGGCACGGCGGTGAACATGTTCCAGGGCCGCTCGCGCGCGAGCCTCGAGGCCTTCCAGCGCCTCGCGGCTGCCGGGGCCGGCTACCGTCCCTTCGACACCACGCTGCCGCGCCACGACGCCTTCGGAGCGGCGAGCCTCGAGGGGCTGCCGCTGCGCGCCTCGCAGGTGGACGGGGCGCGCAGCCTCGCCTTCCTCTTCGACATGCTCGCGAGCGAGGTGAGCGCGCGCCTGGGGCTGGACGGGCCGCAGCGCGAGCGCACGCTGCCGCCCGGAGGCTTCCTCCTCTGA
- a CDS encoding globin domain-containing protein — MMTEAQRSTLKRTWELAEPVADTVADLFYRRLFELAPQYQGLFSPDLEKQKRKLVGMLRFVVRSLDWSDAQWKDPVASDSDLFLVMLALGRRHTELYRVPDEAYATVGEALLWTLDYGLGEAFTPEAREAWTRAYGLISMTMKMARTSTVQRDLIPSGSKA; from the coding sequence ATGATGACCGAAGCGCAGCGCAGCACGCTCAAACGCACCTGGGAGCTCGCCGAGCCCGTGGCCGACACGGTCGCGGACCTCTTCTACCGGCGGCTCTTCGAGCTCGCGCCCCAGTACCAGGGGCTGTTCTCGCCGGACCTGGAGAAGCAGAAGCGCAAGCTGGTGGGGATGCTGCGCTTCGTGGTGCGCTCGCTCGACTGGAGCGATGCGCAGTGGAAGGACCCGGTCGCCTCGGACAGCGACCTCTTCCTGGTGATGCTCGCGCTGGGCCGGCGCCATACGGAGCTCTACCGCGTGCCGGACGAGGCCTACGCCACCGTGGGCGAGGCGCTGCTCTGGACGCTGGACTACGGGCTCGGCGAGGCCTTCACCCCCGAGGCGCGCGAGGCGTGGACGCGCGCCTACGGCCTGATCTCCATGACGATGAAGATGGCGCGCACCAGCACGGTGCAGCGCGACCTGATCCCCTCCGGGAGCAAGGCATGA
- a CDS encoding M14 family metallocarboxypeptidase: MTPPPAPYPIGTPGVPWGAAEVATWLARQKRQRSYAQDVLTAVERLRARFDVQQYGTLDYAPETYPLFAVRSRGWRDALPVALVTGGVHGYETSGVHGALQFLDRHAEGYASRLNLLVVPCVSPWGYERIHRWNPLALDPNRNFREGSPAQESVALLRLVAPLRERVLLHIDLHETTDSDETEFRPALAARDGKAYEPDGIPDGFYVVGDTENPQPGFQQAIIRAVAQVTHIAPADAAGNIIGSPVVAPGVINYPLRALGLCAGITPARFASTTEVYPDSPRATPQQCNDAQAAAVCAALDYALAHG, encoded by the coding sequence ATGACCCCGCCTCCCGCTCCCTATCCCATCGGCACCCCCGGCGTTCCCTGGGGGGCGGCGGAGGTCGCCACCTGGCTCGCGCGCCAGAAGCGCCAGCGCAGCTACGCGCAGGACGTGCTCACGGCCGTCGAGCGCCTGCGCGCGCGCTTCGACGTGCAGCAGTACGGCACGCTCGACTACGCGCCGGAGACCTACCCACTCTTCGCGGTGCGCAGCCGCGGCTGGCGCGACGCGCTGCCCGTGGCGCTGGTGACGGGCGGCGTGCACGGCTACGAGACGAGCGGCGTGCACGGCGCGCTGCAGTTCCTCGACCGGCACGCGGAAGGCTACGCCTCGCGCCTGAACCTGCTGGTCGTGCCCTGCGTGAGCCCCTGGGGCTACGAGCGCATCCACCGCTGGAACCCGCTCGCCCTGGACCCGAACCGCAACTTCCGCGAGGGGAGCCCGGCCCAGGAGTCGGTGGCCCTGCTGCGGCTCGTCGCTCCGCTGCGCGAGCGCGTGCTCCTGCACATCGACCTGCACGAGACCACCGACTCGGACGAGACCGAGTTCCGCCCCGCGCTCGCCGCCCGCGACGGCAAGGCCTACGAGCCGGACGGCATCCCGGACGGCTTCTACGTCGTCGGCGACACCGAGAACCCCCAGCCCGGCTTCCAGCAGGCGATCATCCGTGCGGTGGCGCAGGTGACGCACATCGCCCCGGCGGACGCCGCGGGCAACATCATCGGCTCGCCCGTCGTCGCGCCCGGCGTCATCAACTACCCGCTGCGGGCGCTCGGCCTGTGCGCGGGCATCACCCCGGCGCGCTTCGCGAGCACCACCGAGGTCTACCCGGACAGCCCGCGCGCGACGCCCCAGCAGTGCAACGACGCGCAGGCCGCGGCGGTGTGCGCCGCGCTCGACTACGCGCTCGCGCACGGCTGA